From Scomber japonicus isolate fScoJap1 chromosome 22, fScoJap1.pri, whole genome shotgun sequence, one genomic window encodes:
- the pfdn2 gene encoding prefoldin subunit 2 — protein MAANSGSTGSKSSSSSGGKQSGPSAEQVVATFQRMRQEQRSMASKSAELEMEINEHSLVIDTLKDVDPSRKCFRLVGGVLVERTVKEVLPALETNKEQITKIIESINTQMQTKGRELTEYRERYNIRLVGEGEGEAQGQSAASSRDSEGGGSKSGAGVLVS, from the exons ATGGCAGCCAACAGTGGCAGCACGGGTAGCAAATCCAGCAGCAGCTCCGGAGGAAAACAGTCCGGTCCCTCGGCCGAGCAG GTCGTGGCAACATTTCAGAGGATGCGCCAGGAGCAGCGCAGTATGGCCTCTAAATCTGCAGAGTTAGAGATGGAGATCAATGAGCACAG CTTAGTAATTGACACCCTGAAGGATGTGGATCCTTCGAGGAAATGCTTTCGTCTAGTTGGAGGAGTGTTGGTGGAGAGGACGGTAAAAGAAGTTCTACCGGCGTTGGAAACCAACAAAGAACAG ATCACAAAAATTATCGAGTCCATCAACACACAGATGCAGACGAAAGGGCGGGAACTCACAGAGTACAGGGAACGCTACAACATCCGGTTGGTGGGCGAAGGCGAAGGAGAGGCACAAGGCCAGTCGGCTGCGTCCTCCAGGGACAGCGAAGGAGGCGGGTCCAAAAGCGGAGCGGGCGTTTTAGTGTCGTAG
- the LOC128383507 gene encoding basement membrane-specific heparan sulfate proteoglycan core protein-like, with translation MNTLCYGQYEANKPKLTADKTIIPVGGSVTLTCSVYGFADWEYEWFRQYDWLLYRQTSESSAPQLISVNEGGIYFCRGGRDSIFYTEDSNKVTIQETVSNKAVVTLQPNWSLIYSGETITVRCEIEGGGNTGWEYEWRENDVVSPQKDKEFRISASSSSNINFMCKGRRDLYSSTEWSEAVTLRSLNKAKSKLTPDRSIIPVGGSVTLTCSVDSSADWKYYWSRRDSGSSALQSITNVKPVHKVSEGGIYQCGAGRGNPEIFTEFSRTVTVWKTVPNKAVVTLQPNWSQIYSGETVTIRCEIQGGGDTKWMYEWTPANLNTSPTLSEHKISSTDYYSRGYSCRGLKDSYSSTEWSNVFRLTVSSNKPKAKLRADNRDIPVGGSVTLTCSVDSSSSGWKYYWYRGEKTSEPLTTQDAVFQSNGQISVSQGGSYWCRGGRGDPVYLTEYSDSIRINNIVPNKAVVTLQPNWTEIYRGETIMLRCEIHDGDKEWEYEWKSPRYTSTNNNEYRISYASSYHSGNYKCRGRMKNAEHISTEWSANITLTVSDNEPASVLTVSPLWLSPGDSVTLSCEVEHPSAGWRFYWYKTVPKLSEYSYINELLPGSINGTEQDSYIIHGPTHTAGYMCRAGRGDPVYYTQYSKPGFVWSGDVHSAVTLKVSPDRVQHFTSDSVSLSCEGNFTKWRVRRFPVGYSYCYYWRSMTGSTCNISSSKQSDAVYWCESGSGEFSNAVNITIQNADIILVSPVHPVTEGQSVTLGCKLRTGELLSNVFFYQNDKLIQNDTRRELNISAVSKSDEGFYKCKYSGEESAQSWMSVQAVSRPENSSSLITLIVGLVCGVVFIILLILLYLYSRSRDSHSVRPIQSESTNQDSATHHMVNLNETQDHIYNSLLHGDVCVYESIRGSEDPENGKV, from the exons ATGAATACACTCTGCTACGGACAATATGAAg caAATAAACCCAAACTGACAGCAGACAAAACCATCATACCAGTAGGAGGCAGTGTGACACTGACCTGCTCTGTGTACGGTTTTGCTGACTGGGAATACGAATGGTTCAGACAATACGACTGGTTATTGTACAGACAAACCTCTGAGTCTTCTGCACCTCAACTCATAAGTGTTAATGAAGGAGGCATCTACTtctgcagaggaggaagagactcAATCTTCTACACAGAGGACAGCAACAAAGTTACTATTCAGGAAACTG TTTCCAACAAGGCTGTTGTGACTCTGCAACCCAACTGGTCTCTGATATACAGTGGTGAGACAATCACTGTCAGATGTGAGATAGAGGGAGGTGGAAACACTGGATGGGAATATGAATGGAGAGAAAACGATGTGGTCTCACctcagaaagacaaagaattCAGAATCAGTGCTTCTTCATCCAGTAATATAAACTTCATGTGTAAGGGTAGAAGAGATTTATATTCCTCGACAGAGTGGAGTGAAGCCGTCACACTGAGATCAT TGAATAAAGCCAAGTCGAAACTGACACCAGACAGATCCATCATACCAGTAGGAGGCAGTGTGACACTGACCTGCTCTGTGGACTCCTCTGCTGACTGGAAATACTACTGGTCTAGACGTGACTCAGGTTCTTCTGCTCTTCAGTCCATAACAAATGTTAAACCAGTTCACAAGGTCTCAGAAGGAGGCATCTATCAGTgcggagcaggaagaggaaaccCAGAGATcttcacagagttcagcagAACAGTCACTGTTTGGAAAACTG tcccAAATAAGGCagttgtgactctgcaaccCAACTGGTCTCAGATATACAGCGGAGAGACAGTCACCATCAGATGTGAGATCCAGGGAGGTGGAGACACTAAGTGGATGTATGAATGGACACCAGCCAACTTAAACACATCTCCAACACTCAGTGAACACAAGATTAGCAGCACTGATTACTACAGTAGAGGATACAGTTGTAGAGGACTGAAGGACTCATATTCCTCTACAGAGTGGAGTAATGTCTTCAGACTGACAGTATCAT CAAATAAACCAAAGGCCAAACTGAGAGCTGACAACAGAGATattccagtagggggcagtgTGACCCTGACCTGCTCTGTGGACTCATCATCATCTGGTTGGAAATACTACTGgtacagaggagagaaaacctCTGAACCCCTGACCACACAAGATGCTGTTTTCCAATCAAATGGACAAATCAGCGTCTCACAGGGAGGATCCTACTGgtgcagaggagggagaggagaccCAGTTTACCTCACAGAGTACAGTGATTCAATCAGGATCAACAATATTG TCCCAAATAAGGCTGTTGTGACTCTGCAACCCAACTGGACTGAGATATACAGAGGAGAGACGATCATGCTGAGATGTGAGATCCACGACGGAGACAAAGAGTGGGAGTATGAATGGAAGAGTCCCCGTTACACATCTACAAATAACAATGAATACAGGATTAGCTATGCTTCTTCATACCACAGTGGAAACTACAAGTGTAgaggcagaatgaaaaatgcagAACATATTTCAACAGAGTGGAGTGCTAACATCACATTGACAGTATCTGATA ATGAACCAGCATCTGTCCTCACTGTGTCTCCATTATGGCTGAGTCCTGGAGACTCAGTAACTCTGAGCTGTGAGGTTGAACATCCATCTGCAGGATGGAGGTTTTACTGGTATAAGACTGTTCCCAAACTATCAGAGTATTCCTACATCAATGAGCTGCTACCTGGTAGCATCAATGGGACTGAACAGGATTCCTACATCATTCATGGAccgacacacacagcaggatatATGTGTAGAGCTGGAAGAGGAGACCCAGTGTATTACACTCAATACAGCAAACCTGGGTTTGTTTGGTCTGGAg ATGTTCATTCAGCAGTGACTCTCAAAGTGAGTCCTGACAGAGTGCAGCACTTCACCTCTGACTCTgtctcactgagctgtgaagGAAACTTTACTAAGTGGAGAGTGAGGAGGTTTCCTGTGGGCTACTCATACTGTTATTACTGGAGGTCCATGACTGGATCCACATGCAACATCAGCAGTTCAAAGCAGAGTGATGCAGTGTACTGGTGTGAGTCTGGATCAGGAGAGTTCAGCAATGCCGTCAACATCACTATACaga ATGCAGATATTATCCTGGTGAGCCCTGTGCATCCTGTGACTGAGGGACAGTCTGTTACTCTTGGCTGCAAACTGAGGACAGGAGAATTACTTTCCAACGTGTTTTTCTATCAAAATGACAAACTTATCCAAAATGATACCAGAAGAGAGTTGAATATCTCTGCAGTGTCAAAGTCAGACGAAGGTTTCTACAAGTGTAAATACTCAGGAGAAGAATCAGCACAGAGTTGGATGTCAGTTCAGG CAGTGTCCAGACCTGAAAACTCTTCATCTCTTATTACATTAATTGTTGGGCTGGTTTGTGgagttgtatttattattctcCTGATCCTGTTGTATCTCTACAGTCGATCCAGAG ATTCTCACTCTGTCAG aCCAATCCAGTCTGAGAGCACCAATCAGGACTCTGCTACACATCACATGGTCAACCTGAATGAAACTCAAGATCACATCTACAATTCTCTTCTCCACG GTGATGTTTGTGTCTATGAATCAATCAGAGGCTCTGAAGACCCTGAAAACGGTAAAGTATAA
- the nit1 gene encoding deaminated glutathione amidase, translating to MFTFRCILGTSTKYLTSLSARKYNIKLQIRMSSLPHHPLAAVCQVTATPDKEANFSACKELVEKAKQRGASMVFLPEGFDYIGSSREETLSLSESLTGDTISRYTQLAGKLEVWLSLGGFHERGHDWESDQRIYNSHIIINDKGDIVSVYRKSHLFDVELPEKGVSLKESAFTIPGQSLVSPVQTPIGKVGLGICYDLRFPELSMALQRHEAEILTYPSAFTVATGIAHWEVLLRARAIETQCFVLAAAQVGRHHEKRSSYGHALAVDPWGEVLGDCGGENPGMVLVEINLEKVSSTRRNMPVQQHRRDSSFYHSLEKT from the exons ATGTTCACGTTCAGGTGCATTTTGGGAACATCTACAAAGTATTTGACCTCTCTCTCAGCTCGGAAATACAACATCAAGCTGCAGATCAG GATGTCCTCTTTACCTCACCACCCGCTGGCTGCAGTGTGTCAGGTGACGGCCACTCCGGACAAAGAGGCCAACTTCTCTGCTTGTAAAGAGTTAGTGGAAAAAGCAAAGCAGCGAGGGGCGAGCATGGTGTTCCTGCCTGAGGGATTCGACTACATCGGGTCCAGTCGAGAGGAGACTCTGTCGCTGTCTGAGAGCCTGACAGGAGACACGATCTCTCGATACACTCAGCTGGCCGG GAAGTTGGAGGTGTGGCTGTCTCTTGGAGGAtttcatgaaagaggacacgaCTGGGAGTCTGACCAACGAATCTACAACAGTCACATTATAATTAACGATAAAG GTGACATCGTTTCAGTCTACAGGAAGTCACATCTGTTTGACGTGGAGCTGCCAGAAAAAGGTGTATCCCTCAAAGAAAGTGCCTTCACCATCCCCGGACAGTCACTAGTGTCTCCGGTCCAAACTCCAATTGGAAAG GTCGGTTTGGGCATCTGCTATGACCTAAGATTCCCCGAGTTATCAATGGCTCTGCAGAGGCATGAAGCAGAGATCCTGACATACCCATCAGCCTTCACGGTAGCAACAGGAATCGCTCACTGGGAG GTCTTACTCCGTGCACGAGCTATCGAGACCCAGTGCTTCGTCCTGGCTGCGGCGCAGGTTGGACGACACCACGAGAAGCGTTCGTCATATGGTCACGCCCTGGCGGTGGACCCCTGGGGCGAGGTGCtgggcgactgtggaggagagaaCCCAGGCATGGTGCTGGTGGAGATAAACCTGGAGAAAGTGAGCAGCACCAGGAGGAACATGCCGGTCCAGCAGCATCGCAGAGACTCAAGTTTCTATCACAGTCTGGAGAAGACTTAA